GGTTGTGAATGAAAAGCGTAACCCATTCGAACTGGGTTGTAGTCCCTTGGCCATCACTTTAACCCCAGCCGAATCTAATAAATCATTGTATTCATCCATCGCCAACATTAATTTTTTATCAGGTAAATTCGCGCCTTCTGAGTTTTTAGAAGCCTTGATGATCATCATAAATAGCATACACATACCTCACTCAATTGTTCTGCTTTATTTCATTATATCATGACAAGAAAAAAACGCCTGGAATGGCGT
This genomic stretch from Paracholeplasma manati harbors:
- a CDS encoding YciI family protein, with amino-acid sequence MLFMMIIKASKNSEGANLPDKKLMLAMDEYNDLLDSAGVKVMAKGLQPSSNGLRFSFTTPGEPAIITEGPFENPSTLVAGFFLIDVKSKEEAICWAKKAPDPQGNGEGQIELRQLY